In Tenacibaculum pacificus, a single window of DNA contains:
- a CDS encoding polysialyltransferase family glycosyltransferase has protein sequence MNNTYVASTVYHIYLIILHIIKEENDELTKQNNLLILTENTKGIKSLIPFFEDSLFFRKVVFLPNNRIQKKMLSKVSYTFNRKKIIPVLENKYRSLKDEEVFIENSTIFIGDSDSAKNYFYFKYKHKGFIMFEDGAGTYVNIPSKLNVFKKKILKNGFTFNGHGDEIKHVIAVKPEKLPKLLYNKSQELNINSISKALSLKLKMEIFKTFNFNFDKLNSEKPKVLILGSTISEDNLVAKESIKINIFKDLLNEIDYNIYDVYFKPHPREKTIYNFKNVVLIPKLFPSELLTLDSDIFFEKGYAIISTSLDNLGETVKEKIYVFDRYKHHFTKFKKESENIIKKYN, from the coding sequence ATGAATAATACTTATGTCGCTTCTACAGTATATCATATTTACTTAATTATACTTCATATAATTAAAGAAGAAAATGATGAATTAACAAAGCAAAATAATCTTTTAATTTTAACTGAAAATACAAAAGGGATAAAGAGTTTAATTCCTTTTTTTGAAGATTCATTGTTTTTTAGAAAAGTTGTTTTTTTACCAAATAATCGTATTCAAAAAAAAATGCTTTCAAAAGTATCATATACTTTTAATAGAAAGAAAATAATACCAGTTTTAGAAAATAAATATAGGAGTTTAAAGGATGAAGAGGTTTTTATTGAAAATTCTACTATTTTTATTGGTGATTCAGATTCTGCTAAAAATTACTTTTACTTTAAATATAAGCATAAAGGTTTTATTATGTTTGAAGATGGAGCAGGTACTTATGTGAATATTCCATCAAAATTAAATGTTTTTAAAAAGAAAATTTTAAAAAATGGTTTTACTTTTAACGGGCATGGAGATGAAATTAAACATGTTATAGCAGTAAAACCTGAAAAACTACCTAAATTACTATACAATAAGAGTCAAGAATTAAATATTAATTCAATAAGTAAAGCGCTGTCTTTAAAATTAAAAATGGAAATTTTTAAAACGTTTAATTTTAATTTTGATAAATTAAATAGTGAAAAACCAAAAGTTTTAATTTTAGGTTCTACGATATCAGAAGATAATTTAGTAGCTAAAGAAAGTATAAAAATAAATATATTTAAAGATTTGCTAAATGAAATCGATTATAATATTTATGATGTTTATTTTAAGCCGCATCCAAGAGAAAAAACTATTTATAACTTTAAAAATGTCGTTTTAATACCTAAATTATTCCCGTCAGAGTTATTAACTCTTGATTCTGATATTTTTTTTGAAAAAGGATACGCTATAATATCTACGTCTTTAGATAATTTAGGCGAAACGGTAAAAGAGAAAATATACGTATTTGATAGATATAAACATCATTTTACAAAGTTTAAGAAAGAGTCTGAAAATATAATTAAAAAATATAATTAG
- a CDS encoding L-threonylcarbamoyladenylate synthase yields the protein MKEVIEVLTTGKTILYPTDTVWGIGCDATNFEAVQKIYKLKNREESKSLIILVDSIEMLKDYVENIPKEVLFFLKKIKEPTTIIYNNPIRLAINTIAIDNTIAIRVVKNKYCQSLIKEFGKPIVSTSANISGEVSPKSFEFISEKIKKGVDYIVEYDENTVNTKPSTILKIMEDGSIITLRK from the coding sequence GTGAAAGAAGTAATTGAAGTATTAACAACTGGAAAAACAATACTTTATCCAACTGATACTGTTTGGGGAATTGGTTGTGATGCAACAAATTTTGAGGCAGTTCAAAAAATTTATAAGCTAAAAAATAGAGAAGAATCTAAAAGTTTAATCATTTTAGTTGATTCTATTGAAATGCTTAAAGATTATGTTGAGAATATTCCAAAAGAAGTATTGTTTTTTTTAAAAAAAATAAAAGAACCAACAACAATTATATATAATAATCCAATAAGATTAGCTATTAATACTATTGCAATAGATAATACTATCGCTATTCGAGTAGTTAAAAATAAATATTGTCAATCTTTGATTAAAGAGTTTGGAAAGCCAATTGTATCTACCTCTGCAAATATTAGCGGAGAAGTATCACCTAAGTCTTTTGAATTTATATCAGAAAAAATAAAAAAAGGTGTTGATTATATTGTTGAATATGATGAAAATACTGTAAATACAAAACCATCTACCATTTTAAAAATAATGGAAGATGGCTCTATAATAACTTTAAGAAAATAA
- the pseI gene encoding pseudaminic acid synthase has protein sequence MIPTDRCFIIAELSANHNGSKDIAIETIRAAKRTGADAIKFQTYTADTITLNSKKEDFKLNQGTIWDGIFLHDLYQQAYTPWEWFKDLYAVAREEGLIVFSSPFDKTAVDLLESLDNPIYKIASFEITDIPLIEYCAKTMKPIIISTGIATDEDIQLAVDTCRNVGNNDITLLKCTSSYPAPIEEANLVMIKDLKQRFNVKSGLSDHTMGIITPIVAVTLGATVIEKHFILNKEIGGPDASFSLDETEFTQMVTAVRAAEKATGEISYKLTDKMKNGREFSRSLYITDTVKLGEIITEKNVRSVRPGFGLHPKYYKEILGKKFSADFEKGTALKKEYFD, from the coding sequence ATGATTCCAACAGATAGATGTTTTATAATTGCTGAATTATCAGCAAATCATAATGGTAGTAAAGATATTGCTATTGAAACTATTAGAGCTGCTAAAAGAACAGGTGCTGATGCTATTAAATTTCAAACATATACTGCTGATACAATTACTTTAAACTCTAAAAAAGAGGACTTTAAATTAAATCAAGGTACTATTTGGGATGGTATATTTTTACATGATTTATACCAACAAGCATACACTCCTTGGGAATGGTTTAAAGATTTATATGCTGTAGCAAGAGAAGAAGGTTTAATCGTTTTCTCTTCTCCTTTTGATAAAACTGCCGTAGACTTATTAGAATCCTTAGATAACCCTATTTATAAAATTGCATCGTTTGAAATTACCGATATTCCTTTAATTGAATACTGTGCAAAAACAATGAAACCTATTATTATTTCAACGGGAATTGCTACAGATGAAGACATTCAATTAGCAGTAGATACTTGTAGAAACGTAGGAAATAATGATATTACTTTATTAAAATGTACCTCTTCTTACCCTGCTCCTATTGAAGAAGCTAATTTGGTTATGATTAAAGATTTAAAACAACGTTTTAATGTGAAATCTGGTCTTTCTGACCATACAATGGGAATTATTACTCCGATAGTAGCAGTTACACTTGGTGCTACTGTCATAGAAAAACACTTTATTTTAAATAAAGAAATTGGAGGTCCTGATGCATCTTTTTCATTAGATGAAACTGAATTCACACAAATGGTTACAGCAGTGAGAGCAGCTGAAAAAGCGACTGGAGAAATAAGTTATAAACTAACTGATAAAATGAAAAATGGAAGAGAATTTTCTCGTTCATTATATATTACAGATACAGTAAAATTAGGAGAAATTATTACCGAAAAAAATGTACGTTCTGTAAGACCTGGTTTTGGTTTGCACCCTAAATATTACAAAGAAATTTTAGGTAAAAAATTTAGTGCTGACTTTGAAAAAGGAACAGCACTAAAAAAAGAATATTTCGACTAA